A single window of candidate division WOR-3 bacterium DNA harbors:
- a CDS encoding metallophosphoesterase — translation MKDFIIGAISDTHDHLTNVAKAIDIFRQNHADMVIHCGDYVAPFTLQTFKDLSVPLVGVIGNCDGEIDLLLKTAHGLNFSLYYPPHTLLINNRKIIITHKPITLNEPYAIYLYGHTHRAEVTYKDNTLIVNPGEACGWLFGKPTIALLNLDKIQAEIIDL, via the coding sequence ATGAAGGACTTTATAATTGGGGCGATTTCGGACACACATGATCATCTGACAAATGTCGCAAAAGCTATCGATATTTTTCGACAAAATCACGCTGATATGGTAATCCACTGTGGTGATTACGTTGCTCCGTTTACTTTACAAACATTCAAAGATCTTTCAGTTCCCTTAGTAGGAGTAATTGGAAACTGTGACGGTGAGATAGATTTGTTACTAAAAACAGCACATGGCCTTAATTTTTCATTATACTACCCTCCACATACTTTATTGATTAATAATCGCAAAATAATCATAACGCATAAACCAATCACTTTAAACGAACCTTATGCTATTTACCTTTATGGTCATACCCACCGAGCCGAAGTAACGTACAAAGATAATACTTTAATTGTAAACCCAGGCGAAGCCTGTGGTTGGCTTTTTGGCAAACCTACAATTGCCTTACTGAACTTAGATAAA
- a CDS encoding sigma-70 family RNA polymerase sigma factor, with product MKNKNEIINLILKQLDKSRKISYDELDQLIPEEIRSPEEIEEIVAELSKHGIEVTEESTAPKTTPPRITKPVIYKAEDPTKSYFRELGRYNLLTKEDEIKYSKMMEEGYKAITRLVFTPIVFVEKLVNECEKIKTDERQLDQIARVEFECFTNKKALNRERIKFIRKIDAIREDVIQLKKLYSKPQTSTTEKKANEIQKRMFNRIQSLSLQHHFINMFIQEFKSKAQEALALQQKINELTSQKKPPKKEIVALKKKSKEYKNFFRMETEKLDEILKQIDQEEKKILEARDRMIEGNIRLVISIAKRYVNRGLEFADLLEEGNVGLIKAIEKFNYHKGYKFSTYATWWIKQAISRAISDQGRTVRVPAHITDVINKISKAQRKFMQTYGRDPTTAELAQRLGIPKEKIEALDRISQHSVSLDKPIDDEESSFIGDFIYDEKVPSPAHDTAISLLREKLEEALSCLSKREAKVLKLRFGLGDGNPRTLEDVGQIFNITRERVRQIEAKAIKKLQHPVRLKKLSRLRDMFKI from the coding sequence ATGAAAAATAAAAACGAAATAATCAATCTCATTTTAAAACAGCTTGATAAGTCTCGAAAAATAAGTTATGACGAACTCGACCAACTAATTCCGGAAGAAATACGTTCACCCGAAGAAATCGAAGAAATTGTTGCCGAATTATCCAAGCACGGAATCGAAGTAACAGAGGAATCAACGGCCCCCAAGACCACGCCACCGCGAATAACTAAACCAGTGATCTATAAAGCTGAGGATCCCACAAAATCATATTTCCGCGAATTAGGCCGATATAATCTCTTAACTAAGGAAGACGAAATAAAGTATTCTAAAATGATGGAAGAGGGTTACAAAGCAATTACCCGACTCGTATTTACCCCGATTGTATTTGTGGAAAAATTAGTAAACGAGTGCGAAAAAATCAAAACCGATGAGCGCCAATTGGACCAAATTGCTCGTGTTGAATTCGAATGTTTTACAAATAAAAAAGCTCTTAATCGAGAACGAATAAAATTTATTCGAAAAATAGATGCTATCCGGGAGGATGTAATTCAACTTAAAAAATTGTATAGCAAGCCCCAAACTTCGACAACAGAAAAAAAAGCAAACGAGATTCAAAAGCGAATGTTTAACAGAATCCAATCGCTTTCACTACAACATCATTTTATAAATATGTTTATTCAAGAATTTAAATCAAAGGCGCAAGAGGCTCTTGCCTTACAGCAAAAAATTAACGAACTCACTAGCCAGAAAAAACCACCCAAAAAGGAAATTGTGGCATTAAAGAAAAAATCGAAAGAATATAAAAATTTCTTTAGAATGGAGACAGAAAAACTAGATGAAATTCTTAAGCAAATCGACCAGGAAGAAAAAAAGATTCTTGAGGCACGCGACCGAATGATCGAGGGGAATATCCGGCTTGTAATTTCCATCGCCAAACGGTATGTAAATCGCGGATTAGAGTTTGCTGATTTATTAGAAGAAGGTAACGTAGGATTAATTAAAGCAATTGAAAAATTTAACTACCACAAAGGGTATAAATTTTCTACCTATGCGACGTGGTGGATTAAACAAGCTATTTCCAGGGCTATCTCTGATCAGGGAAGAACCGTACGAGTTCCGGCTCATATTACAGACGTCATAAATAAAATATCTAAAGCTCAGCGGAAATTTATGCAAACTTATGGACGCGATCCGACAACAGCCGAATTGGCTCAGCGTCTCGGAATTCCCAAAGAAAAAATCGAAGCGTTAGATAGAATTTCTCAACATAGTGTTTCACTAGATAAACCGATCGATGATGAAGAATCGAGTTTTATTGGCGATTTCATCTACGACGAGAAAGTGCCCTCGCCAGCGCACGACACGGCTATTTCGCTACTGCGTGAAAAACTAGAAGAAGCTTTAAGTTGCCTCTCTAAGCGCGAAGCAAAAGTTTTAAAGCTCAGATTTGGCCTGGGTGATGGTAATCCGCGAACGCTAGAGGATGTTGGACAAATTTTTAATATCACTCGAGAGCGGGTACGTCAAATTGAAGCCAAGGCAATTAAAAAGCTACAACATCCGGTCCGATTAAAAAAGCTTTCTCGATTGCGAGATATGTTTAAAATATGA